In the genome of Photobacterium sp. TLY01, one region contains:
- a CDS encoding DUF72 domain-containing protein: MPFASPLKIGMAMWSHAPWQRSLYGRGCPSTDRLSRYAETFSTVEGNTTFYATPKPATVQNWADATPDDFRFTFKLPKTITHQYKLMHCQGQLGEFFHVMAPVAEKTGIWKIQLPASFGPAELPALSAFLKQLPSELTVGVEVRHPAFFSKGEEEKALNRLLIEHQANRIIMDTRPVFSAPATSEAVIDAHQKKPRVPVHAIATAMHPVVRFIGHPELDANDPFFANWLQRLPLWLSEGRQPYLFIHTPDNDFAPELAVRLHRQLAQQLAGTAQTLPELKLPQGGDQVSLL, from the coding sequence ATGCCCTTTGCTTCCCCCCTTAAGATTGGCATGGCCATGTGGTCACATGCGCCCTGGCAGCGGAGTCTCTATGGTCGCGGCTGCCCTTCAACCGACAGATTAAGCCGGTACGCTGAAACCTTCTCCACGGTCGAAGGCAATACGACTTTCTATGCCACACCTAAGCCGGCCACGGTACAAAACTGGGCGGATGCCACTCCGGATGATTTTCGATTCACTTTCAAGCTGCCGAAAACCATCACCCATCAATATAAACTGATGCACTGCCAGGGCCAGTTGGGTGAATTTTTTCATGTCATGGCGCCTGTGGCAGAAAAAACCGGTATCTGGAAAATTCAACTGCCCGCCAGCTTCGGTCCTGCAGAACTGCCAGCGCTGTCCGCTTTTCTTAAACAGCTGCCGTCAGAGCTGACGGTTGGTGTTGAGGTCCGTCATCCGGCCTTTTTCAGTAAAGGCGAAGAAGAAAAAGCCCTGAACCGGTTGCTCATCGAGCATCAGGCCAACCGGATTATCATGGATACCCGCCCGGTTTTTTCCGCCCCCGCCACCAGCGAGGCCGTCATTGATGCCCACCAGAAAAAGCCCAGAGTGCCGGTTCATGCCATTGCAACCGCCATGCACCCTGTGGTGCGTTTCATTGGTCATCCGGAACTTGACGCCAACGATCCCTTTTTTGCCAACTGGTTACAACGCCTTCCCCTGTGGCTGAGTGAAGGACGCCAGCCTTATTTGTTCATTCATACGCCCGACAACGACTTTGCGCCGGAACTGGCTGTCCGGCTTCATCGCCAGCTGGCACAACAATTGGCCGGCACAGCACAGACCCTGCCCGAGCTGAAATTACCGCAAGGTGGCGACCAGGTATCACTGCTCTGA
- the cmoA gene encoding carboxy-S-adenosyl-L-methionine synthase CmoA, with protein MAGHDNLFAAPIDKLGDFTFDERVAEVFPDMIQRSVPGYSNIISAIGMLAERFAMPDSTIYDLGCSLGAATLSMRRHIKQPGCKIIGVDNSRAMVERCRLHIDAYRSDTPADIIEADIRDVEIHNASVVVLNFTLQFLAPEDRRQLLEKIYAGLRPGGILILSEKYVFENGQAHELLIDLHHDFKRANGYSELEISQKRSAIEHVMRPDSIPAHRERLADIGFRSVEVWFQCFNFGSMFAIK; from the coding sequence ATGGCTGGCCACGACAATTTGTTCGCCGCCCCGATCGATAAATTGGGTGATTTTACCTTTGACGAACGCGTCGCCGAAGTATTTCCGGATATGATCCAACGCTCTGTGCCGGGATACAGCAATATCATCTCCGCCATTGGCATGCTGGCCGAGCGCTTTGCGATGCCGGATTCCACGATTTATGATCTGGGCTGTTCACTGGGCGCTGCCACGCTGTCCATGCGTCGTCATATCAAGCAGCCCGGTTGCAAGATCATCGGTGTCGACAACTCCCGCGCCATGGTGGAACGCTGCCGTCTGCATATTGACGCTTACCGTTCCGACACCCCGGCAGACATTATTGAAGCGGATATCCGGGATGTGGAGATTCACAATGCCTCTGTGGTGGTGCTGAATTTCACCCTGCAGTTTCTGGCACCGGAAGATCGCCGCCAGCTGCTGGAAAAGATCTATGCCGGCCTGCGTCCGGGCGGCATTCTGATCCTGTCTGAGAAATATGTCTTCGAGAACGGGCAGGCACACGAATTGCTGATCGACCTGCATCACGATTTTAAGCGTGCCAACGGCTACAGCGAGCTGGAAATCAGCCAGAAACGCAGCGCCATTGAGCATGTCATGCGTCCGGACAGCATCCCGGCCCACCGTGAGCGCTTGGCCGATATTGGTTTTCGCAGCGTAGAAGTCTGGTTCCAATGCTTCAATTTCGGCTCTATGTTTGCCATCAAGTAA
- the cmoB gene encoding tRNA 5-methoxyuridine(34)/uridine 5-oxyacetic acid(34) synthase CmoB produces MFSFSEFYRLLANDEQLRPWLNSLPQQLSDWETAQHGDMARWVRALKKFPTDKPDFIDLKTQVSVMNEVPVAEGEQKRLESLLRLLHPWRKGPYHIHGIHIDTEWRSDWKWDRVLPHISPLKHRKVLDVGCGNGYHMWRMLGEGAALTVGIDPSNLFLIQFEAIRRLMGQDERAYLLPLGIEQLPELKAFDTVFSMGVLYHRRSPLDHLLQLKNQLRKGGELVLETLVIEGDENAVLVPGHRYAQMHNVYFFPSAKALKVWLEKSGFVDVRIVDESVTTTDEQRSTDWMTNNSLPEYLDPKDTSKTIEGYPAPRRAVLVAVNPD; encoded by the coding sequence ATGTTTAGCTTTTCAGAATTCTATCGCTTATTGGCCAATGACGAGCAACTGCGTCCCTGGCTGAACAGTTTGCCGCAGCAATTATCCGACTGGGAAACCGCCCAGCACGGCGACATGGCCCGCTGGGTTCGGGCGCTGAAAAAGTTTCCTACCGATAAGCCGGACTTTATCGACCTGAAAACCCAAGTCAGTGTGATGAATGAAGTGCCGGTTGCCGAGGGTGAGCAAAAACGCCTGGAAAGCTTACTGCGTCTGCTGCACCCCTGGCGTAAAGGCCCGTACCATATCCATGGTATTCACATCGACACCGAATGGCGTTCCGACTGGAAATGGGATCGGGTTCTGCCGCACATCTCGCCGCTCAAACACAGGAAAGTACTGGATGTCGGTTGTGGCAACGGCTATCACATGTGGCGCATGCTGGGTGAAGGTGCCGCACTGACGGTGGGTATTGATCCGTCGAACCTGTTCCTGATCCAGTTCGAAGCAATCCGTCGCCTGATGGGCCAGGATGAGCGGGCTTACCTGCTGCCGCTGGGTATCGAACAACTACCGGAGCTGAAAGCATTTGATACCGTTTTCAGTATGGGCGTGCTCTATCACCGCCGCTCGCCGCTTGACCACTTGCTGCAACTGAAAAATCAGCTGCGCAAAGGCGGTGAACTGGTGCTGGAAACCTTAGTGATTGAAGGCGATGAGAATGCTGTGCTGGTCCCGGGCCACCGTTATGCTCAAATGCACAACGTCTACTTTTTCCCGTCCGCCAAAGCCCTCAAAGTCTGGCTGGAAAAAAGCGGTTTTGTCGATGTGCGGATTGTGGATGAAAGTGTCACCACCACAGATGAGCAACGCTCTACCGACTGGATGACAAATAATTCACTGCCGGAATATCTCGATCCAAAAGATACCTCAAAAACAATCGAAGGTTACCCTGCCCCAAGACGTGCTGTGCTGGTGGCCGTAAATCCTGACTAA
- a CDS encoding ATP-dependent zinc protease — protein MLGRSVTLIALTLISGCSMLKTEPSPQRETNTLTAIEMMETNVHFRLNRMSQQINEQNENIAKLEKELSSMSEELNKVASVSSSKPEVIVEKKIVPVPQKTIDIDPKTAHGKVILGEEEWIWLDSVQSFFKARVDTGATTSSINALDIQIFERDGKQWAKFNLSHSGEENQPADQIVEAPIVRWVKIRQSSADDTERRPVVEMWLKLGKLHEKAQFTLADRTQMTYPVLLGREFFKDVALVDVGKQFIQGR, from the coding sequence ATGCTTGGCCGCAGCGTTACCTTGATTGCATTGACATTAATTTCCGGCTGCTCAATGCTGAAAACCGAACCCAGCCCGCAGCGGGAAACAAATACACTGACTGCGATTGAAATGATGGAAACCAATGTTCATTTTCGTCTGAATCGCATGTCGCAACAAATAAATGAACAAAATGAAAACATTGCTAAGTTAGAAAAAGAGCTATCATCAATGTCAGAAGAACTGAATAAAGTTGCTTCTGTTTCATCGTCTAAACCTGAAGTCATTGTTGAGAAAAAAATAGTGCCGGTACCACAAAAAACTATTGATATCGATCCTAAAACTGCCCATGGCAAAGTTATCCTGGGCGAAGAAGAATGGATCTGGCTGGACTCAGTGCAATCCTTTTTTAAAGCACGGGTTGACACGGGTGCGACAACCTCTTCGATCAACGCACTGGATATCCAGATCTTTGAACGGGATGGCAAGCAGTGGGCCAAGTTCAATCTCAGCCACAGCGGCGAAGAGAATCAGCCTGCCGATCAAATCGTGGAAGCCCCGATTGTCCGCTGGGTGAAAATCCGTCAGTCTTCCGCCGATGATACCGAGCGGCGCCCCGTCGTTGAAATGTGGCTGAAACTCGGCAAATTGCATGAAAAAGCACAGTTTACTCTGGCAGACCGTACGCAAATGACTTATCCGGTCTTGCTAGGGCGGGAATTCTTTAAAGATGTCGCACTGGTCGATGTCGGGAAACAATTCATCCAGGGACGATAA
- a CDS encoding inactive transglutaminase family protein produces the protein MTSRIPFYFLITLLVIAGTALSLYRHDIYGVPWTPGEERALWELEARVEFDAIGKPVKVSMAAPESQQGFTQIDESTSSPGYGVALIDTDQGRRAEWSIRQASGKQVLYYKTQMLVDPLASYSTDKPRGKPETPSLDNPQETAAKAMLAQARTLSADNLTLTREILKQLNDRNNQNASLLLNAFPRENVVVFLLSMEGINSRIVGGLQLEDGRRRQSISPMVEVWGGEKWHLFDPQTGQEGKPNDVLVWNQQGHSLLDVIGGRNSNISFSIISQDITPQQATREKVQAEDLLNFSIHSLPIEEQAMFKTIMLVPIGALIVVFLRVIVGLKTSGTFMPVLIAVAFVQTQLITGVLGFLLIVGTGLIIRSYLSRLNLLLVARISAVIVTVILIISIFTVVAFKIGLVEGLTITFFPMIILSWTIERMSILWEEEGAKEVFIQGGGSLLTAIIVYLVMTNDLVRHLTFNFIGLQLIIMAMILMLGNYTGYRLSELKRFKPLAED, from the coding sequence ATGACGTCAAGAATTCCATTTTATTTTCTCATCACCTTGCTCGTCATTGCCGGGACAGCGCTGAGTCTCTACCGCCATGATATTTATGGTGTGCCTTGGACACCGGGCGAAGAACGTGCCTTGTGGGAACTGGAAGCCAGAGTCGAGTTTGATGCCATCGGCAAGCCGGTCAAGGTTTCAATGGCCGCCCCGGAATCACAGCAGGGCTTCACGCAAATCGACGAAAGCACCTCATCACCAGGTTATGGCGTCGCACTGATCGATACCGATCAGGGACGCCGGGCGGAATGGTCAATTCGTCAGGCATCCGGCAAACAGGTGCTGTATTACAAAACACAGATGCTTGTCGACCCGCTGGCCAGTTACTCGACGGATAAACCCAGAGGCAAGCCTGAGACGCCCAGCCTGGATAATCCTCAGGAAACAGCAGCCAAAGCCATGCTGGCTCAGGCAAGAACGCTGTCGGCGGATAATCTGACACTGACCCGGGAAATTCTGAAACAGCTCAATGACAGGAATAACCAAAACGCTTCCTTGCTGCTCAATGCTTTTCCCCGGGAAAATGTGGTGGTTTTTTTACTCTCGATGGAAGGGATAAATTCCCGCATCGTGGGTGGCTTGCAGCTTGAAGATGGCCGACGTCGTCAAAGCATCAGCCCTATGGTTGAAGTGTGGGGCGGTGAGAAATGGCACTTATTCGATCCGCAAACCGGCCAGGAAGGCAAACCAAACGATGTACTGGTCTGGAATCAGCAAGGTCACTCCTTACTGGATGTGATCGGTGGCCGTAACTCCAATATCAGCTTCTCGATCATTTCGCAGGATATTACCCCGCAGCAGGCCACCCGTGAAAAAGTCCAGGCGGAAGATCTGCTGAACTTTTCAATCCACAGTCTGCCGATTGAAGAGCAGGCGATGTTCAAAACCATCATGCTGGTCCCGATAGGCGCGTTGATCGTGGTCTTCCTCCGGGTCATCGTGGGCCTGAAAACCTCGGGGACTTTCATGCCGGTCCTGATTGCGGTGGCCTTTGTACAGACGCAACTGATTACCGGTGTGCTTGGCTTTTTGTTGATTGTCGGGACAGGTTTAATCATCCGCAGCTACTTATCGCGGCTGAACTTACTGCTTGTGGCCCGAATATCAGCCGTCATTGTGACCGTTATACTCATTATTTCGATCTTCACCGTGGTGGCCTTCAAAATTGGCCTGGTAGAAGGTCTGACAATCACCTTCTTCCCGATGATCATCCTGTCCTGGACGATTGAGCGGATGTCAATTCTGTGGGAAGAAGAAGGGGCGAAAGAAGTCTTTATCCAGGGTGGTGGCTCGCTGTTAACGGCGATCATCGTTTATCTGGTCATGACCAATGATCTGGTGCGTCACTTGACCTTTAACTTTATCGGCCTGCAACTGATTATAATGGCGATGATTCTGATGCTGGGTAACTACACAGGCTACCGCCTGAGTGAGCTCAAACGCTTTAAGCCGTTAGCGGAGGATTAA